One Elusimicrobiaceae bacterium genomic window carries:
- a CDS encoding chemotaxis protein CheW — MKASATLNLVVFRIGPHNLCVPISAVQEVLDSGRMVQLPRCPELLSGIVNLRGHVIAVVNLRRNFPDVPQAVAGTHIIIINAAGGANIGLMVDLVRMVAPVAKSDFTQPETAPGGANRAIILASIVIAGEPAYLLDTGRIFSKEEFDLLKAVD, encoded by the coding sequence GTGAAAGCCTCGGCAACGCTAAACCTCGTGGTGTTCCGGATAGGGCCGCACAACCTCTGCGTGCCTATCTCCGCCGTGCAGGAAGTGCTCGACTCCGGCCGGATGGTTCAGCTGCCGCGCTGCCCGGAACTGCTGTCGGGCATAGTGAACCTGCGCGGACACGTTATAGCGGTAGTCAATCTGCGAAGAAATTTTCCGGACGTGCCGCAGGCGGTCGCCGGGACCCATATTATCATCATTAACGCGGCGGGCGGCGCGAATATAGGGCTTATGGTGGATCTTGTGCGAATGGTCGCGCCGGTCGCCAAAAGCGATTTCACCCAGCCGGAAACCGCTCCGGGCGGCGCAAACCGCGCCATTATACTGGCTTCGATCGTTATTGCGGGCGAGCCGGCATATCTGCTTGATACGGGCAGAATTTTCAGCAAGGAAGAATTTGACCTGCTAAAAGCGGTGGACTGA
- a CDS encoding response regulator — MPKRLIVVDDAPIVRLMLKDILTRHGYQVIAECANGEEGVNEYKKLWPDAVTMDITMPVKDGIAALEEILAVDPNARVVMVTAIEEREYLMKAIKLGAVDYIVKPFEEERVVAAIENALSGE, encoded by the coding sequence ATGCCAAAAAGACTGATAGTTGTGGACGACGCGCCGATAGTGCGGCTGATGCTCAAAGACATTCTGACCCGGCACGGTTATCAGGTGATAGCCGAATGCGCCAACGGCGAAGAGGGCGTGAACGAATACAAAAAACTCTGGCCTGACGCCGTCACCATGGATATCACGATGCCGGTCAAGGACGGGATCGCCGCGCTGGAGGAAATTCTCGCCGTTGATCCGAACGCCCGCGTCGTGATGGTCACCGCCATAGAAGAGCGCGAATATCTCATGAAAGCCATCAAGCTGGGCGCCGTTGACTATATCGTAAAACCGTTCGAGGAAGAACGGGTGGTGGCGGCGATTGAAAATGCCCTGAGCGGAGAATAA
- a CDS encoding chemotaxis protein CheD: MPDHNFKCEHAPQPDEGNKLTVGMADIKIAAAPKVLQTTLGSCIAICAYSRAAKTGGMLHFMMPGVLASLERQGLKEAKYAVTGIPKLFNLLMARGIRPEELEVKLFGGGRILKNVSRDIGTENCAAAELLLAGRGLTILPGRTGGEKGLRLEFELESGIVKCRAIDEKITEDY; the protein is encoded by the coding sequence ATGCCAGACCATAATTTCAAATGTGAACATGCTCCTCAACCTGACGAGGGAAACAAACTGACGGTCGGAATGGCGGACATTAAAATAGCCGCGGCTCCGAAAGTGCTGCAGACCACGCTCGGTTCATGCATCGCCATCTGCGCGTACAGCAGGGCTGCAAAAACCGGCGGGATGCTGCACTTCATGATGCCCGGTGTGCTGGCCAGCCTGGAGCGGCAGGGCCTGAAAGAAGCCAAATACGCGGTCACCGGGATCCCGAAGCTGTTTAACCTGCTGATGGCGCGCGGCATCCGGCCGGAAGAGCTGGAGGTGAAACTGTTCGGCGGCGGGCGGATCCTCAAGAACGTGTCTCGCGATATCGGAACGGAAAACTGCGCCGCGGCGGAATTGCTTCTGGCGGGCCGGGGCCTTACCATTCTGCCCGGCAGAACGGGCGGAGAAAAAGGGTTGCGGCTGGAATTCGAGCTGGAATCCGGCATAGTGAAATGCCGGGCCATAGACGAAAAAATCACGGAGGATTACTGA
- a CDS encoding chemotaxis protein CheW: MNADETAAPAQHNSVNFQLVVFAMGGQQYAVKITLVREILNTVHITPAPRMPWFCPGIINLRGDIIPVFDFRRYLRLERPAGGTDDVYIILSYGGLSFCVIADSVIDTVKTPEKGLVRLEVRKECIQGFVQLGSRMILVLNPDDMMAAVEAEIAVIAEAGR, from the coding sequence GTGAACGCCGACGAAACCGCCGCGCCAGCGCAGCACAACTCCGTAAATTTCCAGCTCGTGGTATTCGCCATGGGCGGACAGCAGTATGCGGTTAAAATAACGCTGGTGCGGGAAATACTCAACACCGTTCACATAACTCCGGCGCCCCGGATGCCGTGGTTCTGCCCGGGCATCATAAACCTGCGCGGCGATATCATTCCGGTTTTCGATTTCCGCCGGTACCTGCGGCTGGAACGGCCCGCCGGCGGAACGGATGACGTTTATATAATACTCAGTTACGGAGGGCTGTCGTTCTGCGTGATAGCCGACAGCGTGATTGACACGGTAAAAACTCCGGAAAAAGGGCTCGTGCGGCTGGAAGTGCGGAAAGAATGCATACAGGGCTTCGTGCAGCTGGGCAGCCGGATGATACTGGTGCTGAACCCCGACGACATGATGGCCGCCGTGGAAGCCGAAATAGCGGTTATAGCGGAGGCGGGACGGTGA
- the cheB gene encoding chemotaxis-specific protein-glutamate methyltransferase CheB: MIRIIIADDSPFIRARLEELFTAQGIAVVAALENGAEAVEAVRRLKPDAVVMDYEMPVMDGIEALEMIRRDSAVPVIIFSAYTPEGAVQTLRAVEAGAHDVILKPAGGQRPPAVIEQELVASVRCAAGAKTAKRKPFEIAARQVDVICAGSSAGGVYAAGRILPLLPTDMPPVVWVQHMPAEFMAAFAGRLNSISRLEVKLAEQNEPLRHGVCYMSPHGTECGLRKTPNGYAIALSACNPRRRFCPSCDGIFESAAEVCGARAVGVILSGIGSDGTDGLVRLHNAGGYVVGQSESSCVVYGMPHSAAEAGAVDITVPLEDITPLLCKLTGAGAK; encoded by the coding sequence ATGATAAGAATAATAATCGCCGACGATTCGCCTTTCATCCGCGCCAGGCTGGAAGAACTTTTCACCGCGCAGGGAATTGCGGTCGTCGCGGCGCTGGAAAACGGGGCTGAGGCGGTCGAGGCGGTGCGGCGGCTCAAGCCGGACGCGGTCGTTATGGATTACGAAATGCCCGTCATGGACGGAATCGAAGCGCTGGAAATGATCAGGCGCGACAGCGCGGTTCCGGTAATTATTTTCAGCGCGTACACTCCCGAAGGCGCGGTGCAGACTCTGCGCGCGGTCGAGGCGGGCGCGCATGACGTTATTTTGAAACCGGCCGGCGGCCAGCGTCCGCCGGCCGTGATAGAGCAGGAGCTTGTCGCTTCGGTGCGCTGCGCCGCGGGCGCAAAGACGGCGAAGCGAAAACCTTTCGAGATCGCCGCGCGGCAGGTTGACGTGATCTGCGCCGGCTCCTCGGCGGGCGGAGTGTACGCGGCGGGCCGGATCCTTCCGCTGCTGCCGACCGACATGCCGCCGGTTGTCTGGGTTCAGCACATGCCCGCTGAATTCATGGCGGCCTTCGCCGGCCGGCTCAATTCCATTTCCAGGCTGGAAGTGAAACTGGCGGAGCAGAACGAGCCGCTCCGGCATGGAGTCTGTTACATGTCCCCCCACGGAACCGAATGCGGCCTGAGAAAAACCCCGAACGGCTACGCCATCGCGCTTTCCGCCTGCAACCCGCGGCGGCGGTTCTGCCCGTCATGCGACGGGATTTTCGAATCGGCGGCGGAAGTCTGCGGGGCCAGAGCGGTCGGAGTGATACTGTCCGGGATAGGCTCTGACGGCACGGACGGGCTTGTCCGCCTGCATAACGCGGGCGGGTATGTGGTGGGCCAGTCGGAATCAAGCTGCGTGGTGTACGGGATGCCGCATTCGGCGGCGGAGGCAGGCGCGGTTGACATTACCGTCCCGCTGGAAGACATTACGCCGCTGCTGTGCAAATTAACCGGAGCCGGCGCGAAATGA
- a CDS encoding response regulator: protein MVKKNILMIDDEEPLCKLVQMTLESMQRFKVTYATDPRDGIRIAHQLQPDLIILDLLMPYMEGSEVADQLMQTPDTAKIPIVFLTALADKNQVGGGTIGGRQFIAKPVTSSELVRRIDRILGTE from the coding sequence ATGGTCAAGAAAAACATATTAATGATAGACGACGAGGAACCGCTCTGCAAGCTGGTGCAGATGACTCTTGAGTCAATGCAGCGGTTCAAAGTAACCTACGCCACTGATCCGCGTGACGGGATCAGGATAGCGCACCAGCTTCAGCCGGATCTTATCATTCTGGATCTGCTGATGCCTTATATGGAAGGCTCCGAAGTGGCCGACCAGCTGATGCAGACCCCGGATACGGCTAAAATTCCGATAGTTTTCCTGACCGCATTGGCCGACAAGAACCAGGTGGGGGGCGGCACAATCGGAGGGCGGCAGTTTATCGCCAAACCGGTCACGTCTTCGGAACTGGTGCGGCGGATAGACCGCATACTGGGCACGGAATAG
- a CDS encoding protein-glutamate O-methyltransferase CheR encodes MSDISDSEFKAVRELLYASTGIMLNDSKRTLVLNRLRNRLKTTGKTNYAEYLLLLKNSGPEMEEFINAVTTNETFFFRHDEQLSYLVRNILPELVKQRQAQNRLELNVWSAACSTGEEPYTLAILLESFFEKLPGWQFRIHATDINTEVLADAKAGLFSERSLSRIKNKPEMRWFKRAGSRPDCYELDEAIRRRVKFREHNLMAPAPFRGIDLLLARNVMIYFDKTSKNTAVRHLAAALEQDGYFIVSLSETLNDVKTDLQYLKLGIYARNGKQLRQTLP; translated from the coding sequence ATGAGCGACATATCAGACTCGGAATTCAAAGCCGTACGCGAACTGCTCTACGCCAGCACTGGAATCATGCTAAACGATTCCAAGCGGACGCTTGTCCTCAACCGGCTGAGAAACCGCCTCAAAACAACCGGAAAAACCAATTACGCCGAGTATCTCCTTCTCTTGAAAAACAGCGGCCCGGAAATGGAAGAATTCATAAACGCCGTGACCACCAACGAAACTTTTTTCTTCCGGCATGACGAACAGCTCTCCTACCTTGTGCGCAACATCCTGCCCGAACTGGTAAAACAGCGGCAGGCGCAGAACCGGCTGGAACTGAACGTCTGGTCGGCCGCCTGTTCGACCGGCGAGGAGCCGTATACGCTGGCAATCCTGCTCGAATCGTTTTTCGAGAAACTGCCGGGCTGGCAGTTCCGCATCCACGCGACTGACATAAACACCGAAGTGCTGGCCGACGCCAAAGCCGGACTGTTCAGCGAACGCAGCCTTTCCCGCATAAAAAACAAGCCGGAGATGCGCTGGTTCAAGCGCGCCGGAAGCAGACCGGACTGTTATGAACTGGACGAAGCCATCCGCCGGCGCGTAAAATTCCGGGAACACAATCTGATGGCGCCGGCCCCGTTCCGCGGCATAGATCTGCTGCTGGCGCGCAACGTGATGATCTATTTCGACAAAACTTCAAAAAACACAGCCGTCAGGCATCTCGCCGCCGCGCTGGAACAGGACGGTTATTTTATCGTAAGCCTGTCCGAAACGCTCAACGATGTCAAAACCGATTTGCAGTACCTCAAGCTCGGGATTTACGCGCGAAACGGCAAACAGCTGAGGCAAACGCTGCCATGA
- a CDS encoding PilZ domain-containing protein, producing MPEEDKRNFVRIPGRFAVLCDIYTIPKTPSGGGAEGFSRNISAGGLLFYSARPFRPGETVRVRIDIPDWENRKPQFFKPAAEMDTEMFQAVGEIVRCSADGQGFEIAVKFIAVDDGHQLALDKLARYESRRLTEDR from the coding sequence ATGCCTGAAGAAGACAAACGGAATTTCGTAAGAATACCGGGCCGGTTTGCGGTGCTCTGCGATATTTACACTATCCCGAAAACGCCGTCAGGCGGAGGCGCCGAAGGCTTCTCGCGCAATATCAGCGCGGGCGGACTCCTCTTTTATTCCGCCCGGCCCTTCAGGCCCGGCGAAACGGTGCGCGTCAGGATTGACATACCCGACTGGGAAAACCGCAAACCGCAGTTTTTCAAGCCGGCCGCGGAAATGGATACCGAAATGTTTCAGGCGGTCGGCGAAATCGTCCGGTGTTCCGCCGACGGACAGGGGTTCGAGATCGCGGTGAAATTCATCGCCGTTGACGACGGGCACCAGCTCGCGCTCGACAAACTCGCCCGTTACGAAAGCCGCAGGCTGACGGAGGACCGGTGA
- a CDS encoding response regulator transcription factor, whose product MNTIKIAIADDHAVVRDGIKAVLERSSDFIKVVAEAENGKEILDLAAASPADIYIIDISMPVLNGIETTERLLKLDPKNKVIMLSMHDDRLSVEKALKAGARGFIVKVSTSEEIVKAIQEVSEGRFYLCSKVSKYVVQGFLGQMAPSESPRKSIHLTPKEKEVLQLIAEGFSSKEIAKELKLSLNTVHVHRNNMMRKLDIHKQADLIRYALKEGITHL is encoded by the coding sequence ATGAACACAATAAAAATCGCAATAGCTGACGATCATGCTGTTGTGCGCGACGGAATAAAGGCAGTGCTGGAACGCAGTTCCGATTTTATAAAAGTCGTCGCGGAAGCGGAGAACGGGAAAGAGATTCTGGATCTGGCGGCCGCCAGTCCCGCCGACATTTACATTATTGACATATCCATGCCCGTGCTTAACGGCATTGAAACAACCGAACGGCTGCTGAAGCTGGATCCGAAAAACAAGGTCATAATGCTCAGCATGCACGACGACCGGCTCTCCGTGGAAAAAGCGCTTAAAGCAGGCGCGCGCGGGTTCATAGTGAAAGTGTCAACTTCCGAGGAAATCGTGAAAGCGATACAGGAAGTGAGCGAAGGCCGGTTCTATCTGTGTTCAAAGGTATCGAAGTATGTCGTACAGGGTTTTCTGGGGCAGATGGCGCCGTCGGAATCGCCGCGCAAGTCAATCCATCTCACTCCGAAAGAAAAGGAAGTGCTGCAGCTGATCGCGGAAGGTTTCAGCAGCAAGGAAATAGCGAAAGAGCTCAAACTCTCGCTTAACACCGTGCATGTGCACCGCAACAACATGATGCGCAAACTGGATATCCATAAACAGGCGGACCTTATCCGTTATGCGCTGAAAGAGGGCATCACCCACCTCTGA
- a CDS encoding Hpt domain-containing protein, with translation MNIFFDDKPLGERARARAAFFNDAEQYLKNISDKLLQAEDALKAGAAPGKPEINEIFRCAHNIKSMGAFTGLAELEQASHTLEELLSEVRQEKKPFDRAVLETALAMNDRLHGIIKDYAALNESSAGEFASARGFAPLTEPEPLPQAPGAVAPSAGTAQQSPVPQPLNPAMLAKFVEDAEHGIEVFNDGLLRCEAAPATENLINELFRAAHNLKSTAGFIGATELARASHAMEDLLAHFRKTAQTPDSESLNVLFAGIDLVRDMVQLYKTGTPGVIDAGAFIDRLNTRFAAVTGAPRASVTAEQKPAAAQASAALALAPDILKSALDEIALGRKIFKITAEIPGSAPVKSINAVMAAKKLSKKGRVICCAPDAAAIVDSTTQGVSISYLFSCAAGEEEIRNTLKLSGLNTDGVEELTQEHITNLLTGSAATNTAAVAAGIRVDARKLDRLMDLSGELVTLRSKLSNFQKVFAEDIRRDRDSSDALFHAREHMAALKNALDSPAPDAETLRACAEQLESCVNTLSAGRQENAALEAVRFDGLMSELNVISGRIQTGVMSSRMVAIEGIFSRFKRIVRDVAKAVDKDVTLVIEGQETELDKTIVDSLTEPLTHMVRNAVDHGLEPAGQRRAAGKPERGTVCLRAYRMGSSIRVEVRDDGRGMDPEAIAAAAVRKGVLTEAEAGALDRGGKLNLIFKPGFSTAETVTGISGRGVGMDVVLNMVLQIKGSIDIETAKGRGTAFVLKIPLTLSVIKALLCTISNVPYALPIDSVHETALVTEDQFSATQQGVVFARRDELLPFCDTQALLGIPVPEFEQGARMVAILNDGGRKAGVAVHKMLGEDELVLKPLPRHLAHLRGIAGVSVLGNGNVAYILDPVYIISSVRK, from the coding sequence ATGAACATTTTTTTCGATGACAAGCCGCTGGGCGAACGCGCCCGCGCCCGCGCGGCGTTTTTCAACGACGCGGAACAATATCTCAAAAACATAAGCGACAAACTGCTGCAGGCGGAAGACGCGCTGAAAGCCGGCGCGGCGCCGGGCAAGCCGGAAATAAACGAAATTTTCCGGTGCGCGCACAATATCAAGAGCATGGGCGCGTTTACCGGCCTTGCGGAACTGGAACAGGCCAGCCACACGCTTGAAGAACTGCTTTCGGAAGTCCGGCAGGAAAAAAAACCGTTTGACCGGGCCGTTCTGGAAACAGCTCTGGCAATGAACGACCGGCTGCACGGCATTATAAAGGACTATGCCGCCCTAAACGAATCCAGCGCCGGCGAATTCGCTTCGGCACGCGGCTTTGCGCCTTTAACAGAGCCGGAGCCGCTGCCGCAGGCGCCGGGCGCGGTTGCGCCGTCCGCGGGCACCGCGCAGCAATCACCCGTGCCGCAGCCGCTTAATCCCGCGATGCTCGCCAAATTCGTTGAGGACGCGGAGCACGGCATAGAAGTTTTTAATGACGGGCTGCTCCGGTGTGAAGCGGCTCCTGCCACCGAAAACCTGATAAACGAACTGTTCCGCGCGGCGCATAATCTTAAAAGCACCGCCGGTTTCATCGGCGCGACCGAACTGGCCCGCGCCTCGCACGCGATGGAAGATCTGCTCGCGCACTTCCGCAAAACCGCGCAAACCCCCGACTCCGAAAGCCTGAACGTGCTTTTCGCGGGCATTGATCTGGTGCGGGACATGGTGCAGCTTTACAAAACCGGCACGCCCGGCGTGATAGACGCGGGCGCGTTCATTGACAGGCTTAACACCCGGTTCGCCGCGGTTACCGGCGCGCCGCGCGCAAGCGTGACGGCGGAACAAAAACCCGCCGCGGCACAGGCGTCGGCCGCGCTTGCGCTTGCGCCGGACATTCTTAAGAGCGCGCTTGACGAAATCGCGCTGGGCCGGAAAATATTCAAGATAACCGCCGAAATTCCGGGGTCGGCGCCGGTAAAAAGCATAAACGCGGTAATGGCGGCAAAAAAACTTTCAAAAAAAGGACGGGTCATCTGCTGCGCGCCGGATGCGGCGGCGATAGTTGACAGCACAACGCAGGGCGTTTCGATCTCCTATCTTTTCTCCTGCGCCGCAGGCGAAGAGGAAATAAGAAACACGCTTAAACTGTCGGGCCTGAACACTGACGGGGTGGAGGAGCTGACGCAGGAACACATCACGAATCTGCTAACCGGCAGCGCCGCGACAAACACGGCCGCTGTCGCCGCCGGCATCCGGGTGGACGCGCGCAAGCTCGACCGGCTGATGGATCTGTCCGGCGAGCTGGTGACACTGCGCTCGAAACTGAGCAATTTCCAGAAAGTGTTCGCGGAAGACATCCGCCGGGACCGCGACTCGTCGGACGCGCTTTTTCACGCCCGCGAGCACATGGCCGCCCTGAAAAACGCGCTTGACTCGCCCGCGCCCGACGCGGAAACGCTGCGCGCATGCGCGGAACAGCTGGAATCATGCGTGAACACGCTGTCCGCGGGACGGCAGGAGAATGCGGCGCTGGAAGCGGTGCGGTTCGACGGACTGATGTCGGAACTGAATGTAATTTCCGGCAGGATACAAACCGGAGTGATGTCTTCGCGGATGGTGGCGATTGAAGGTATTTTTTCGCGTTTCAAGCGGATCGTGCGCGACGTGGCAAAAGCCGTGGACAAAGACGTCACGCTGGTAATTGAAGGTCAGGAAACGGAACTGGACAAAACCATTGTTGACAGCCTCACCGAGCCGCTCACCCACATGGTGCGCAACGCGGTGGACCACGGGCTTGAACCCGCCGGACAGCGGCGTGCGGCGGGCAAACCCGAGCGCGGCACAGTCTGCCTGCGGGCCTACCGCATGGGCAGCAGCATCCGCGTGGAAGTGCGCGACGACGGACGCGGCATGGATCCTGAAGCGATCGCCGCCGCCGCGGTGCGCAAAGGCGTGCTCACCGAAGCCGAAGCCGGCGCGCTTGACCGCGGCGGCAAACTCAACCTGATTTTCAAGCCGGGCTTTTCCACCGCGGAAACAGTCACCGGCATATCCGGCCGCGGCGTCGGGATGGACGTGGTGCTCAATATGGTGCTGCAGATCAAAGGCAGCATTGACATTGAAACCGCCAAGGGGCGCGGCACCGCTTTTGTGCTCAAGATCCCGCTCACTCTGTCGGTCATAAAAGCGCTGCTGTGCACGATAAGCAATGTCCCCTATGCCCTGCCCATAGATTCGGTGCACGAAACGGCTCTTGTGACCGAAGATCAGTTCAGCGCTACGCAGCAGGGCGTTGTCTTCGCCCGGCGCGATGAACTGCTCCCGTTCTGCGATACACAGGCTCTGCTGGGCATACCCGTGCCGGAATTCGAACAGGGCGCGCGGATGGTGGCGATCTTGAACGACGGCGGGCGCAAAGCGGGCGTAGCCGTGCATAAAATGCTGGGAGAAGACGAACTGGTTCTAAAACCCCTGCCCCGGCACCTCGCGCATCTCAGGGGCATAGCGGGCGTGTCGGTGCTGGGCAACGGCAATGTGGCTTATATACTGGATCCGGTGTACATAATCTCTTCGGTTCGGAAATGA
- a CDS encoding DUF4912 domain-containing protein — protein sequence MSSDKLPTSGGLKKEEKVYPVPKDIKLPEGYGDTEAYLLPRDPEWMFLYWEVTETSIASLKRQFGEDIMFRTKSVVRIHDVTGVNGFDGQNSESYFDVPIVLEAKNWYLNVPKPGRAYICDIGLIDTDGRFILLARSNMVGLPAGCVSDKTDEHWMSVNPDFQKLLKLSGIEYLGRGSGDIARVLAQRWEMIKSVSSRGASWGAHPGTMTGKKDFWLVADCELVLYGATEPDAKVTVAGRTVKLNPDGTFSLRFAFPDGVLDLPVHADNADGDLHRQITITAERKTQTDE from the coding sequence ATGAGTTCAGACAAACTGCCTACCTCGGGGGGGCTGAAAAAAGAGGAGAAGGTCTATCCTGTTCCAAAAGACATAAAACTGCCGGAAGGCTACGGTGACACGGAAGCATATCTGCTTCCGCGTGACCCGGAGTGGATGTTTTTATACTGGGAAGTGACGGAGACATCCATTGCCTCGCTCAAACGCCAGTTTGGGGAAGACATCATGTTCCGCACGAAAAGCGTGGTGCGGATTCACGACGTGACCGGCGTGAACGGCTTTGACGGGCAAAATTCCGAAAGCTATTTCGACGTGCCCATAGTGCTGGAAGCGAAAAACTGGTATTTAAACGTGCCCAAACCAGGCCGCGCCTATATCTGCGATATCGGGCTGATTGACACGGACGGCCGGTTCATTCTGCTGGCGCGCAGCAACATGGTGGGCCTGCCTGCCGGCTGCGTATCCGACAAGACCGACGAACACTGGATGAGCGTCAACCCTGATTTCCAGAAACTGCTTAAACTTTCCGGCATCGAATATCTCGGCAGAGGCTCGGGCGACATAGCGCGGGTGCTGGCTCAGCGGTGGGAAATGATCAAGTCCGTATCATCCCGGGGCGCCTCGTGGGGCGCGCATCCCGGCACGATGACCGGCAAAAAAGACTTCTGGCTGGTGGCCGACTGCGAACTGGTGCTGTACGGCGCCACTGAACCGGACGCGAAAGTGACCGTCGCGGGCAGAACGGTAAAACTCAATCCCGACGGCACATTCAGCCTGCGGTTCGCATTCCCTGACGGCGTGCTTGACCTGCCCGTTCACGCAGACAATGCCGACGGCGACCTGCACCGGCAGATAACCATAACCGCCGAAAGGAAAACGCAAACTGATGAATAA